DNA from Metabacillus flavus:
TGCTGTATAATGAACATACATAATGAGTACATACATAGATGGGCTATAGCCAAGCGGTAAGGCAACGGACTTTGACTCCGTCATGCGTTGGTTCGAATCCAGCTAGCCCAGCCATTTTTATTTTAAAGTAAATGATTCGTTTCCTTTTGCATAGAATGACATACAGAGGAAAAATGCGGAAGTAGTTCAGTGGTAGAACATCACCTTGCCAAGGTGGGGGTCGCGGGTTCGAATCCCGTCTTCCGCTCCATATGTACGGCGGCATAGCCAAGAGGAAAGGCAGAGGACTGCAACTCCTTTACCCCCGGTTCGAATCCGGGTGCCGCCTCCAAATTGTATGCCGGTGTGGCGGAATTGGCAGACGCGCACGACTCAAAATCGTGTTCCTCTGGAGTGCCGGTTCGACCCCGGCCACCGGTATCACAAAAAGACTTCAACGATTACGTTGGAGTCTTTTTTTTTCAGCAAGAAATTTCCTTTAATCTTATCGTAATTACACATAGGCCATTTTCTCTATAAATGTAGTTAATATACCTAATCTTCCTTTCGTTAAATTCTTTTCTTTGCAAACATGTTAGAATGGTAGGAAGAATTAAAATGAATACACTTTGCTTTTTAAGGAGCCCTTTGCTTGAATACATCCATTCAGGATATGAAGAAAAAAATAGATGAATATAAAAGCGGGCATATCTTGTACCTAATAGATGAGCCGCAGGCGTATTTGAAGAATGCTGCTGCCTACATTCTCTCAGGAGTTGAGCAGGGAGACCATGTCTTTGTCATTGAGAATGATCGAATGTTTGCTTCGCTATTTGAACTGGTTAAAGCTTCTTTAACGAGGACTCAGTTGGACCGGGTTCATTTTGTGAATAATTTTGATTTTTACTATTCCCGAGGGGATTTTAATACGCCGACCATTGTGGCTTATTTTCTGGAGGTTGTGAAACCAATTATTGATGCAGAGCAATCTTATCGGACGTGGGCTCATATTGAGTGGGGAAAGTTACAGGATATTGAGGATGAGGTTGATGCATATGAGGTCAACGCTCAAAAGACTGTGCATGAGATGGATTTGCTTTCTGTTTGTGGATACGATAAGGATCGGCTGACTGAAGATATGAAGGGTTCACTTTTGAATTCCCATGATTGTTTAATGCTTGAAGATGAAATTGTGCTTTTGAATCAGCAGGATGCTGTTGGGGATTAAATTAAAAAGAAATCTTACGTTTTGTAAGGTTTCTTTTTGCTTTTATGAACATTCCATTAACAATCTCCATTTGCCTTGCCTTCCATACTAGTAACCTATACAATTAGTCCATAACCATCACGTTACAGTTTGGGGTGATCACGTTGGGGAAGAGAAGCTAAAGATTGGTGAATTGGCTGAAAGATGCGGTGTTACTAAAAGAACGATTGATCATTATACAAATCTTGGACTGCTAAAAGCAGAACGTTCTCCTTCTAATTATCGATACTATGATCATTCTTCCATTGAGAGGCTGAATTATATAGAAGAGTGCAAGGCGGACGGAATGCATTTAATTGATATTAA
Protein-coding regions in this window:
- a CDS encoding MEDS domain-containing protein; the protein is MNTSIQDMKKKIDEYKSGHILYLIDEPQAYLKNAAAYILSGVEQGDHVFVIENDRMFASLFELVKASLTRTQLDRVHFVNNFDFYYSRGDFNTPTIVAYFLEVVKPIIDAEQSYRTWAHIEWGKLQDIEDEVDAYEVNAQKTVHEMDLLSVCGYDKDRLTEDMKGSLLNSHDCLMLEDEIVLLNQQDAVGD